The DNA sequence AGAGTGAGGAATTAATGTTAAGGTTGTCAATCGCAGAAATAAGCTTCAACAAGTCTTCCTTGAGCAACGTAAGGTCCTCCAATAGGCACTTTGAAAACCTCTTCTCATGTGGCTCTCGATATCTACGCCCGTGTTGAAGGAAAAGACATTTGAGACAAAACTCATGAGCGTTGAAGGATGACGATGACAAAGTCACAACGACGAAAAGAAATCATCCACAAAGCTTGAGCAGCATAGTAAAAAGGGTAGCTACAAGACGATCCTTCAAAGCATGCTACAGtggcaaagaaaaccaaaatactaCGTAATCATACTACACAACCCCGCAACGATTACTTAAGTAGTTTCTTCCACTGCACGACAACACCACCACCAAGGGAAAACCacgaccaaaaggcactacaaaGCGTAACCTCGCTGTAGTCTTTTGCACAGCACCAGATGGTAAAAAGTGACGCACTGCAATAAGCTCCATGTAGCAATTACACATGGCAGCAAGCAGCGATAAGGCACGACATAGCAGCAAGCACAATGGAAATTACACACACCCAATTGTCCTATAAATAAAGGTCAATTGCTTCCTAATACTATTGGGAGAATACATACCaaatagaaaaaggaaaatcaaaagaagGAAGGACATTCCAaacaaaagaaggaagcaaattccAAGCAAAAAAAAGGCAAGCTGAGTACGgcacaaggaaaaaaaacatgctatttttgcaacaaaatcaacgaagaaaagaaataaggaaagggctttaaaatttccaaaaacatcaaaGAAAAGTACCTTTCCTTGCCAAAATACAAAAGGGAATCCCTCCAAAGCAACGATAAGTCTTCAAGTTTCCCAAACCAAGAGGGAAAACACCCCCTTGGCCGAAAAAGTTATAAAATGGAAAGGAAAAAATGCAAATCCTACTCACCCAAGGACAAGCATTACAGCTTTCCAACACTTTGAAGGAAATCACCCTCATTACCAAATTGAAGGGACTCCTACCTAAGGAAGGAAAAACATTTTTTACCACAAccacaagggaaaaaaaaatcaagcctcaaaatacaccaaatgtattttgccaaaaattatggaaaatcaatacgcacaataagtatgtgctgatttatccatttccaaaatttcatttctttcaagattaagcctctaCAGCCTTTCAAGAAAAGTTTCATtgctttcaagatcaagcctctatggcccttgaagaaaaatttcatttcttttaaGATCAAGCatctacggcccttgaagaaaattttcatttctttcaagatcaagcatttACGGCCTTTAAAGAAagttttcatttattcaagacCAAACCTCAACGACCCTTAAAGAAATTCATCATGTCAattcaagaaatacgcctcTACGACTCTTGAAGAAGCAagctaattcaagatcaagtctcaatGACCCTTGAGTTAGAACATTCACATTGCAGGACTCCAAACACACGTTTCCTAtatgtgacaagcacatgctTACAATGttccttgaagtgggggcatttgtagacatgtaaatttcattgcatacaaatgatgcatcacaaagctccatgtggcatatgactcataaCTAATAGATAAGTCATTAaagacatgtggcacaaatcaagcaaaggaagcaCAAAACGTTCCCAAAAGTCGGCAAAAAGGGAGAAAATCGCTCTTAAAATCGGCAAGGGGTCCAAGTTGATCTCAAAactagaaagaaaactaaagcatcttcataaaacaagcaagaattgaagattgctcacaaaataggtaacaagccCTATAATTCGACCAAGGTAagggaaagtggctgaaattaagacacaagacatgcctaaattctctcATCGACGAATCAAGGCACaaatcaaatccaaatccatccaaaggaAAGCTTTcagaagtctataaatacaaggtcctcaGACAAGCATAAAGGTggacaatttctacattgaagCCAAAATTCTCACCAAAGGAGAACCTCTGcaaaatctttgaagactaatacgctaCCAAAGCTCTTTTTAAAGAACGtacaaccaaagccgaagctttctttggaccaaagccgaagcattcccttgaagaatcaacaagcacttgttTCGATTCCTtgaagactttgttgcaagcttaaaacttgtaacgatGTTCGATTCAACATCAAGTCgctgaagggaaataatgagatttctatgggatttctagtgcctagcatgcatatacaattctaaatttatatacataagcaacggaagcatattatcacatattatcaaagctatagtcatgcaaatccccgtcaagaagcataggttcatatatgatgcatcaaacaaaaaattgaagaacaaagggAAGGTtgagttttatacctcttgatctatactttagaccaaggatggaccacctccaagctctttgttcttggaactccttgagtctagcctccctccttgttTCCTCTACCTTGATAGATTTGGAACTCCTTTGGTTCTCCTCTAATCTTAaaagtagaagacctctaaagatccacatctgctagtgtagtgagatggatgttggaataaccaaaaggagaatagatgattAGCTATTTCCCCTCTTGGTGGCCGGCTATGTGtgtgtggagagagagagagaggcttgtttttctctagttgaaaaaaaacacacaaaagccctaatgaaactttttcaTTCAACTCTCTTTATAAAGGTAAAAGAAGTAAGTCAACCAATTgactctttttctctcttctttcctcaTCTTTGGCCGGCCCCTTAGTGTAGGTTTGGACTTTGGGTctttatcatttcaagtcatcctatgcttgaattaAAAGCCCTATGGGTTTGGGCCTGATAAGCCCGAATGAACctaaacttttctttaagcccgAAACAATCTTTCATCGcttctatgatttctttagactttctaattcaTCATagcacttaattaatccaattaattaattccatcaTCCTTTAGTTGTCTCACCACAAGAGTGTATCAGTgtacaatcgttttaggttctaattagcgaggtagtgagGTGATTGGTACCAATCAAATTGATTAGTATTTATCCAATCACtcagtgaattaaaacttacttttaattctccttcttctttgatgactacttatttaatcatctagaagaacccaTAAGCCATGAGTggcatctaaccatatatcatggctacctaagctaatgtagaatttggtcggagaacctattcagttggaattacaatgtaattcgatccttctatTGAAGTTCCTTTcaagtgcaaatataaggatagtatagCGGCACAAGTAAGGGCATCGAACCATAAGGACTACAAAACAACTTAGTAAAACCTTTGAATCTTACAAATTAGCATTAGTTAAAGACTCATATGACTTAAAATGGGGGGTTTGAgtaattttggaaaagaaataaagacagaaagaaaagggaaaaattaGAACTATCTAAAAACAAACCTAAGACATGGAATAGGTTAGAAACATTTTTAGGACATAAATTTGACTTCAAATAAATAAAGGCCTTCCCCTAAACATTCCTGAATCAGTGATATGATATTTTATCCCTTTCAAATGCACAACTAAGATGTTCACATATATAGCATGACATATAAGTAGATTGTATGAATTCTCTCTTAATTTGCATGTTAGATGCATGGCATATatataaaacttatatttgtagGTGCAACCTAGCATGGCATATACTCATATTTAGCACCTAGAAACTCATTAAGAATGAAGAGGAttatgaacatcacatgaacccTAGAACATGGCATTTATCCTAGCACTTCATGGAATCAATTTACATGATTAGTTCTGAACCTAACCACATGTTGCTAATGAATGAAAGAAGATATGGCAGTCATCCTTATCATTCTCAACAGAAACCAAACATAAACAAGGTAGCTAAGGTTGAAAATATGTGCTTGAAATAATTGAGACATAAAATTGATTCTAGCttgcaaatgaaattgataaactaaAATTGCATCATAACATTAATTCAATCATGTCTAGGGCTTCAAAGCAGCCCTAAGTATccatcaaaatggtatttattcaaatccctctcatcactcttcatcaaatccttattcaaaaggtaactcccaaatttcctatttaatttaggattaattgccatattaattgcaagatattatttcacataatattttgCAATTACTCACACAATTTCAccatatatggccggccattattctccaaatagggccggatattatttcacataatattttgCAATTACTCACACAATTTCAccatatatggccggccactattctccaaatagggccggCCACTCCCCTATAAATAGTCATATTATCCCACTATAAAGCTAagccatttgctacccacaaactcctaaacacattcttttcagaattctaactttgacatcaGAGATTCTTAAGctaaagccccccccattcatcatgggcacgtgaggcttttggccttaatcataggtgttattattttgcaggtgcattttcgtcaaaagaGAAGACGGctgaaatttgcatccacagttaCCTTCGCCGACGAACTTATTTTCCGTCACGCAAAAGGTGGCATAATACTTTCTAATTTTTCCCCGTTGCGTGAAAACTTTGCTTGACGAAGGTTACTTGCTTGTCGAATGATTTTCGCCGAGCAAAAGTctctgaaaaataaaaaacggtGACCATGTTTGCCTGACTAAATGTTTTATTTCGCCCGATGAGAATTGATTCATTGGACAAACATTCGTCATGCAAATGGTAATTTCTGTTTGTGAGTTGTCATAGCAAATTACATACCGGCGTGcgcttgagagagagagagggtgggaGAGAGATCATCCTATTGATTAAGACAAGATTGGCTGCATACtttttagattttaataaaTATGATGGCAATGGAACATAACATATAAGTCAGGGGTGGGACAAGGTAGAAGATACGAGATACAGCCGTTTAAAGACGGCCAAAACAACCAACCTCCACAGCCGGCAATCTCTGAATTGGCACAGCTCATCACACTCTTCCAATCCggctttttctctctctctcactctcactctctctctctctctctctccgcatGCTTATTCACATCCCTTTATAAGCCTCTTACTTGGAGGACTTAGTCATATCAATCTCTCAAACTTAACTAATTATCACAATTAgaattccttcttcatcttttgcttCTCGTACTATTCTTTTTTGGTCGACTGAACGATCGAGACGTACAATACTAGTTTCATGGCAAAGTTATCTCATCAAAACCAGAAACTCAATGCAAACAATAACACTAATGCTACTGCAGCTAATAACACTACTGTCACAAAGGTCAAACGAACAAGGAGAAGTGTCCCAAGGGACTCCCCTCCTCAACGTAGCTCAATTTATCGTGGGGTCACCAGGTGATTAATTAACTGCCTGCGCAATCAACCAATTTATCATATTTGCATATATGTTTAATTACTGGATGAATTCCTTTTGCTTAATTATTGACCTTTTCCCCTAAATGGCATGGGTATGCTGCGTGCTTGATTATCAATTCAGGCACAGATGGACTGGCCGATATGAGGCTCATTTGTGGGATAAGAATTGCTGGAATGAAACACAAAACAAGAAGGGCCGCCAAGGTATTTACAATCTCATCtccataaatttaatttaactttTCATCGACGTACGTCGACTTTTATACTTTATATATGCATGCTTGATTTATTGATGTGGTTTCTTATACCATTTCGTCTTTCGATCTTGGTTTTGTTTGTCTTGGCGCTTTTGAATGCTTGGAATGGAATTGCACTCAAATGCAGTCTACCTTGGtaggttttatttaatttaattgctACTACGTACTTAATTTAGGtgcaatttttttatatgtaatatCGTTAAAGATCATTTTGattgatatatatattatattgatCCATTCCATCCTTTTTCAGGCGCCTATGATGATGAGGAAGCTGCAGCACATGCTTATGACTTAGCAGCTCTTAAGTACTGGGGTCAAGATACCATTCTTAACTTTCCGGTAAATTAATTTTctcaattatatattttttagtgATCTTACATAATAGTAATCAAGGGAGAAACTAAGAAATAACCCCACTTGCGATTGCTGTAGGTATCGACATATCCAAAAGAACTGAAAGAAATGGAAGGTCAATCAAGAGAGGAATATATTGGATCATTGAGAAGGTAATTAAGCTTCTACATCTAAAGTTAGTAGACTCGAGGATCATAAACAACTGTTGATTAATGaggtattattttctttatcataTTTGCAGGAAGAGCAGTGGTTTTTCTCGGGGAGTTTCGAAGTATAGAGGTGTTGCAAGGTATAAATCAAGGCTATTTACTTGAACGATTTTGTATAATCCGATACACATAGCATATAGTACTATACTaaactgaattttttttgttttatttttcggTAAACtgaattttgattttccttgcTCTTATTTTATTAATGAACAGACATCATCACAACGGACGATGGGAAGCTCGAATTGGACGAGTCTTTGGAAACAAGTACCTCTATCTCGGGACATATGGTACGTTCAGCAGCAAGGAagaaaattaacattttttgtttctttgatcACAGATAATGAACCTTTTTATTCACGAATATAAATAAGCATATACAACAAATTAAGCTCATCGGAAAATTACATATTTGTATTATATCTGACAGTTAGATGATAATTGTATTAAATATATGTAAGTATTGTAGTCATTCCTTATATTTGTTAAGCACACCTCGCAAATctagattaaaaaaaacatatttgcaCATGCGTAACGAGAGTCTAATCTTTTAGGACAAAGGGTTAGGATTATGTTTGGAAAGAGGGATTTGAATT is a window from the Malus domestica chromosome 16, GDT2T_hap1 genome containing:
- the LOC139193108 gene encoding AP2-like ethylene-responsive transcription factor At1g16060 — translated: MAKLSHQNQKLNANNNTNATAANNTTVTKVKRTRRSVPRDSPPQRSSIYRGVTRHRWTGRYEAHLWDKNCWNETQNKKGRQVYLGAYDDEEAAAHAYDLAALKYWGQDTILNFPVSTYPKELKEMEGQSREEYIGSLRRKSSGFSRGVSKYRGVARHHHNGRWEARIGRVFGNKYLYLGTYATQEEAATAYDMAAIEYRGLNAVTNFDLSRYIKWLKPNGPNNSENSGQPNTTIEAKLPNVARNPIDHDRGLSFFHNLAYSPAETMTTAQPRPTTATSALGLLLQSSKFKEMMEMTTATDLSSQPELSTPQCTFPDDIQTYFDCQDSSSYAEGDDVIFSELNSFMTPMFQCDFTT